The genomic DNA ATCGAAGCGTTTAAAGCGGTTATCGGAAATGCCATAGCCGATAAAGAAGGAAATCTTCTCTGCCTCGACCGCGCCGGTCAGCAGTCTGACGGCATCATCCGGACTCAGCCAGGCGCTGTAATCCCGCGCATTGTGCTGACTGTTATCCAGTTCAGGCTCAAATGCCCCGATTCTCAGCGCCACGCTACTCAGACCATGCTGGCTGGCATAGAAAGCGCAGAGTGCTTCCCCATAACATTTGGTGACGCCATAGAGGTTCGCGGGAGAGACTGCCATGCCGGGATGGATCTGCACATCTTTCGGATAGCCCTCAATGGTCTGTGCACTACTGGCAAACACCAGACGACGACAGCGATGTTCCGCTGCTGCCTTGAGTAACCAGGTGGTGGAGAGAATATTGGCGGGCAGCAGATCCTCGAAACTGGCCTGTGCATCGGGAATACCGGCAAGGTGGATAATCGTATCGACAGGTTCTTCTGCCAGCAACGTCGCCGCCTGACCAGGTTGTGACAGGTCCGCCACGATAAAACGGTGCGGGGCAGGGATCGCGTAGTCCGGCTCGCGCAGATCGGTCAGGATAAAACGGTAGCGAGTCTGGCGGGCTGCGAAGAACGTCCGGCCGATTCGCCCGCTGGCACCGGTAAGAAGAATAACTCTGGTCGTCATCTGCTGATTCCTGTTCTGTATCCGGGTAAGTAAAGAAGCGCTAACCGATGAGTTAAGCAGACAGTCCTGACACAGGCGGGATGACCTTGCCGGATTGTGAGCTGACGCAGCCTGTTCCGCTCAATGGCTGCTCTGATGAAAGGCTGCGCGAGTCCGCCCTTAAGTGTGCGCCAGATCACAAAATTGATTGCTAAGCGCGTTCTTCCTTTTTATAGTCTGACCGCTTCATCCGGACGGGAACACGTTCTGCTTTCTCCCGCCCGGATCACTTCCGTTTTATCAGTTCAGGCCATTGGGAATCAATTTTGTTAAGAAAAAATCATAAAACCGACGATGCCGGTTTTGTCCGCTGGGCATTGCTGGCCCTTGCGCTGGGCGGTTTTGGCATCG from Pantoea sp. Lij88 includes the following:
- a CDS encoding NAD(P)-dependent oxidoreductase, yielding MTTRVILLTGASGRIGRTFFAARQTRYRFILTDLREPDYAIPAPHRFIVADLSQPGQAATLLAEEPVDTIIHLAGIPDAQASFEDLLPANILSTTWLLKAAAEHRCRRLVFASSAQTIEGYPKDVQIHPGMAVSPANLYGVTKCYGEALCAFYASQHGLSSVALRIGAFEPELDNSQHNARDYSAWLSPDDAVRLLTGAVEAEKISFFIGYGISDNRFKRFDLTQTREVLGYTPSDNAFRAFRPGELDY